A single region of the Pelecanus crispus isolate bPelCri1 chromosome 10, bPelCri1.pri, whole genome shotgun sequence genome encodes:
- the FAS gene encoding tumor necrosis factor receptor superfamily member 6 produces MARGLLPLLLVVILIIETHCKNDTEAIIHTAYNKLITRRTLAKRELKCNQDEYTLGVKCCKKCARGFVKNIECPTDIRKHCAPCENGKEYMESINDLDKCLRCRSCDSVFGLVVAKNCTPAKDTECICAKNHFCKSSPCVHCYLCTICEGGLIEKQCTPTSDTVCRTEAETGNPQWAIALYVLLPLALLLTAGLGARWCYKRRQKGLTSKENLGEAVSKSEVSYENVPLIYIDVDLSSHVAGIVEEMTLQEVKTFVRNHKVPEPIIDQTVRDYVSDTSEQKIKLFQVWYQRHGIKGAYATLISSLREFKMCTAADKIEEKLKAAVSSCQEGGQSYRDDTEQSKTCTQEGRNSYDDSAELSKTCSGSLEET; encoded by the exons GTGGTTATCTTAATTATTGAAACACACTGCAAAAATGATACTGAAGCTATAATACACACAGCATACAATAAATTAATTACAAGGAGGACCCTTGCTAAGAGGGAACTTAAGTGTAACCAGGATGAATACACATTAGGTGTTAAGTGTTGCAAGAAATGTGCACGTG gttttgttaaaaatatcGAGTGCCCAACAGATATTCGCAAACACTGTGCTCCATGTGAAAATGGAAAGGAGTACATGGAGTCTATCAATGATTTGGACAAGTGTTTGAGATGCCGTTCCTGTGACAGCGTATTCG gtTTGGTGGTTGCAAAGAACTGTACCCCAGCAAAGGACACGGAATGCATCTGTGCAAAGAACCATTTTTGCAAATCTTCTCCATGTGTGCACTGTTATCTATGTACCAT ATGTGAAGGTGGATTAATTGAAAAACAATGTACTCCAACTTCAGACACTGTGTGCAGAACGGAAG CAGAAACAGGAAACCCACAGTGGGCCATTGCTTTGTACGTTTTATTACCACTAGCACTACTACTAACAGCAGGACTTGGAGCAAGATGGTGCT acaaGAGAAGACAGAAGGGTCTTACTAGCAAGGAGAACCTAGGTGAAGCAGTCTCCAAATCAGAGGTTTCTTAT GAGAATGTACCTCTCATATACATAG ATGTTGACCTGAGCAGCCATGTTGCTGGTATTGTGGAAGAGATGACACTCCAAGAAGTCAAGACATTTGTTCGTAATCACAAAGTACCAGAACCTATCATAGATCAAACTGTTCGGGATTATGTTAGTGATACATCTGAACAGAAGATTAAGCTGTTTCAAGTCTGGTATCAAAGACATGGGATAAAAGGAGCCTATGCAACCCTAATAAGCAGCCTGCGAGAGTTTAAAATGTGCACTGCAGCTGATAAAATTGAGGAAAAATTGAAGGCAGCTGTTTCCAGCTGTCAGGAAGGGGGACAGTCTTATCGTGATGACACtgagcaaagcaaaacctgcaCTCAGGAAGGTAGAAACTCTTACGATGATAGTGCTGAGCTAAGTAAAACCTGTTCTGGTAGTTTGGAAGAGACATAG